One genomic segment of Rhizobium viscosum includes these proteins:
- a CDS encoding glyoxalase superfamily protein, which translates to MTITYPPVDELKAQAKRLRQAMTERGSEITHAAALELIARQYGARDWNTLSALAAKPNDKPASPIFVGAHIRGRYLNQPFTGKVLALSAVPGSEFYRITIHFDEPVDVVTFESFSAFRQRVHAQIDENGVSPRKTSNGLPHLVLDI; encoded by the coding sequence ATGACTATAACCTATCCGCCGGTTGATGAACTGAAGGCCCAGGCAAAGCGCCTGCGCCAGGCCATGACCGAGCGCGGCAGCGAGATCACCCATGCTGCCGCTCTCGAGCTGATTGCCCGCCAATATGGCGCCCGCGACTGGAATACGCTCTCGGCCCTTGCTGCCAAGCCCAATGACAAGCCTGCGTCGCCGATCTTCGTCGGCGCCCATATCCGCGGGCGGTACTTGAACCAGCCTTTCACCGGCAAGGTTCTCGCATTGTCGGCTGTCCCGGGCAGCGAGTTCTACAGGATCACCATCCATTTCGATGAGCCCGTCGATGTCGTGACCTTCGAGAGCTTCTCGGCTTTCCGCCAGCGCGTCCATGCCCAGATCGACGAGAATGGCGTCTCGCCGCGCAAGACCTCGAACGGTCTGCCGCATCTCGTTCTCGATATCTGA
- a CDS encoding baeRF12 domain-containing protein, translated as MTDVKVPWESWVVVCDGAKALILQNAGDAELMNLQVRETLTQPNQPTRELGTDKPGRAYAPDGLSGSAMEETNWQDQAEADFLKEVAVKLDELVHEKEASRIVLVAPPRALGTLRPNLSADAQAAISAEVAKDYTNLPVDQIERHLAA; from the coding sequence ATGACAGATGTCAAAGTTCCCTGGGAATCCTGGGTCGTCGTGTGCGATGGGGCAAAAGCCCTGATCCTGCAGAATGCCGGTGACGCCGAGCTGATGAACCTCCAGGTCCGTGAAACTCTTACGCAGCCCAACCAGCCGACGCGCGAACTCGGCACCGACAAGCCGGGCCGCGCCTACGCCCCGGATGGGCTCAGCGGCAGCGCCATGGAAGAGACCAATTGGCAGGACCAGGCCGAAGCCGACTTCCTGAAGGAAGTTGCCGTAAAGCTTGACGAGCTCGTGCATGAGAAGGAGGCAAGCCGCATCGTTCTGGTGGCGCCTCCGCGCGCGCTCGGCACGCTGCGGCCCAATCTCAGCGCCGATGCGCAGGCAGCGATCTCGGCGGAAGTGGCGAAGGATTACACCAATCTTCCCGTCGACCAGATCGAGCGGCATCTCGCCGCCTGA
- a CDS encoding DUF2177 family protein, which produces MKTALVAYAGCLLTLAVVDAIWLGIVARTFYRDQLGELMLPSPNLGIAALFYLLFTVAVVILTVLPGLSSGSIGTALLYGAILGLAAYGTYDITNLSTLKNWPLAMSLVDMAWGTFLTALSAAGGYCAARFLA; this is translated from the coding sequence ATGAAGACAGCGCTTGTCGCCTATGCCGGTTGCCTTCTTACCCTTGCCGTTGTTGACGCCATATGGCTCGGCATCGTCGCCCGCACCTTCTATCGCGATCAGTTGGGCGAACTGATGCTTCCCTCGCCGAACCTTGGCATCGCAGCGCTTTTCTATCTGCTCTTCACGGTTGCGGTCGTCATACTTACGGTTTTGCCCGGGCTTTCCAGCGGATCGATCGGCACGGCGCTTCTCTATGGTGCCATTTTGGGACTGGCGGCTTACGGCACGTACGACATCACTAATCTGTCGACACTGAAGAACTGGCCGCTCGCCATGAGCCTGGTAGATATGGCCTGGGGAACCTTTCTGACGGCACTTAGCGCTGCCGGGGGTTATTGCGCGGCAAGATTCCTAGCCTGA
- a CDS encoding PilZ domain-containing protein produces the protein MEMLRATHLATVKSAVYDIRWEEFNVKRPARIVAVRPCLTGISMRSAEILDISQGGATFVVSTTAGLPKHYYLNILGLAYRIGCAEVYRHNERIGVRFINLIEPDVLRKVVRADFMIGNTEAIDARRNGSRV, from the coding sequence ATGGAAATGCTCCGCGCAACGCACCTCGCCACGGTGAAGTCGGCTGTCTACGATATTCGCTGGGAGGAGTTCAACGTCAAGCGGCCGGCTCGTATTGTGGCCGTTCGCCCCTGCCTGACCGGGATTTCGATGCGCAGCGCCGAAATTCTCGACATTTCCCAGGGCGGCGCGACCTTCGTCGTGTCGACCACGGCCGGCCTGCCCAAGCATTATTATCTGAATATTCTTGGGCTCGCCTATCGCATCGGCTGCGCCGAGGTCTATCGCCATAACGAGCGCATCGGCGTTCGTTTCATCAACCTGATCGAGCCGGACGTTCTACGCAAGGTAGTGCGCGCCGACTTCATGATCGGCAACACGGAAGCGATCGACGCGCGCCGGAACGGCAGCCGCGTCTGA